From a single Phaenicophaeus curvirostris isolate KB17595 chromosome 23, BPBGC_Pcur_1.0, whole genome shotgun sequence genomic region:
- the TRAPPC3 gene encoding trafficking protein particle complex subunit 3 isoform X2, whose amino-acid sequence MSRQAGRGTESKKMNSELFTLTYGALVTQLCKDYENDEDVNKQLDKMGYNIGVRLIEDFLARSNVGRCHDFRETADVIAKIAFKMYLGITPSITNWSPGGDEFSLILENNPLVDFVELPDNHSSLIYSNLLCGVLRGALEMVQMAVDVKFVQDTLKGDSVTEIRMKFIRRIEDNLPAGEE is encoded by the exons ATGTCGCGCCAGGCCGGCCGCGGCACCGAGAGCAAGAAAATG AACTCGGAGCTCTTCACGCTGACGTACGGCGCGCTGGTCACTCAGCTGTGCAAGGACTACGAGAATGATGAGGACGTCAACAAGCAGCTTGACAAAAT GGGTTACAACATAGGCGTTCGACTCATAGAAGACTTCCTGGCTCGGTCCAACGTCGGAAGGTGCCATGATTTCCGTGAAACCGCAGATGTTATTGCAAAG ATAGCATTTAAAATGTACCTGGGCATCACTCCGAGCATCACCAACTGGAGTCCTGGAGGCGATGAGTTCTCCCTGATCTTGGAAAATAACCCCTTGGTGGACTTCGTGGAGCTGCCTGACAACCACTCGTCTCTCATCTATTCCAACCTGCTGTGTGGAGTGCTGCGGGGCGCCCTGGAAATG GTTCAGATGGCTGTGGATGTAAAATTTGTCCAGGACACGCTGAAGGGTGACAGCGTCACAGAGATAAGAATGAAGTTCATCAGGCGGATTGAAGACAATCTTCCAGCTGGTGAAGAGTGA
- the TRAPPC3 gene encoding trafficking protein particle complex subunit 3 isoform X1 has protein sequence MSRQAGRGTESKKMYWYLPFISPSASMHLMNSELFTLTYGALVTQLCKDYENDEDVNKQLDKMGYNIGVRLIEDFLARSNVGRCHDFRETADVIAKIAFKMYLGITPSITNWSPGGDEFSLILENNPLVDFVELPDNHSSLIYSNLLCGVLRGALEMVQMAVDVKFVQDTLKGDSVTEIRMKFIRRIEDNLPAGEE, from the exons ATGTCGCGCCAGGCCGGCCGCGGCACCGAGAGCAAGAAAATG TATTGGTATTTGCCATTCATTTCACCTTCTGCCTCTATGCATCTCATG AACTCGGAGCTCTTCACGCTGACGTACGGCGCGCTGGTCACTCAGCTGTGCAAGGACTACGAGAATGATGAGGACGTCAACAAGCAGCTTGACAAAAT GGGTTACAACATAGGCGTTCGACTCATAGAAGACTTCCTGGCTCGGTCCAACGTCGGAAGGTGCCATGATTTCCGTGAAACCGCAGATGTTATTGCAAAG ATAGCATTTAAAATGTACCTGGGCATCACTCCGAGCATCACCAACTGGAGTCCTGGAGGCGATGAGTTCTCCCTGATCTTGGAAAATAACCCCTTGGTGGACTTCGTGGAGCTGCCTGACAACCACTCGTCTCTCATCTATTCCAACCTGCTGTGTGGAGTGCTGCGGGGCGCCCTGGAAATG GTTCAGATGGCTGTGGATGTAAAATTTGTCCAGGACACGCTGAAGGGTGACAGCGTCACAGAGATAAGAATGAAGTTCATCAGGCGGATTGAAGACAATCTTCCAGCTGGTGAAGAGTGA
- the LOC138730293 gene encoding uncharacterized protein: MKLRAPRAIVAGLLAASLLLCTVLGAGSDQAQSFPSPFPFQDPALPWSRRLDDLLDRLSPSEMVLQVARGGAMGNGPAPPIPRLGIAPYNWNTECLRGDAEAPGWATAFPQALGLAAAFSPELIYRVANATATEVRAKHNYFAATGRYDDHTGLSCFSPVLNIMRHPLWGRNQETYGEDPFLSGELARSFVQGLQGQHPRYIKASAGCKHFSVHGGPENIPVSRLSFDAKVLERDWRTTFLPQFQACVDAGSYSFMCSYNRINGVPACANKKLLTDILRGEWGFEGYVVSDEGALELIMLGHHYTQTFLETAVASMNAGCNLELSYGLRKNVFMHIPQALAKGNITLQMLRERVRPLFYTRMRLGEFDPPAMNPYSALNLSVVQSPEHRNLSLEAAVKSFVLLKNVRGTLPLRAQDLPGKRVAVVGPFADNPRLLFGDYAPVPEPQYIYTPRKGLETLPANISFAAGCREPQCHGYSRKEVVAVAGAADVVVVCLGTGVAVETEAKDRRDLSLPGHQLELLQDAVQAAAGHPVILLLFNAGPLDVSWAQAHEGVGAILACFFPAQAAGLAIARVLLGEVGANPAGRLPATWPAGMHQVPPMENYTMEGRTYRYYGKEAPLYPFGYGLSYTTFRYRDLVLSPPTLPVCANLSVSVVLENTGQQDGEEVVQLYLRWEQSSVPVPRWQLVAFRRVAVPAGRETKLSFQVVAEQRAVWVHDWRLEPGTFTLFAGGQQPGQQTRAPSEVLSASFTVAGAARPLRSC, translated from the exons ATGAAGCTCCGAGCTCCGAGAGCGATCGTGGCGGGGCTCCTGGCTGCCTCCTTGCTGCTGTGCACGGTGCTGGGTGCTGGCTCGGACCAAGCACAgtctttcccctcccctttcccattCCAGGATCCAGCGCTGCCATGGAGTCGCCGTCTGGACGATCTCTTGGATCGCTTGAGCCCCTCCGAGATGGTGCTGCAGGTAGCGAGAGGAGGAGCGATGGGGAATGGTCCCGCTCCCCCCATCCCACGCTTGGGCATCGCGCCCTACAACTGGAATACAGAATGTCTGCGAGGTGACGCGGAGGCACCAGGATGGGCCACGGCTTTTCCACAGGCGCTGGGGCTCGCTGCtgccttcag CCCTGAGCTCATCTACCGGGTGGCCAATGCCACCGCCACCGAAGTGAGAGCCAAGCACAACTATTTTGCAGCCACCGGCCGCTACGATGACCACACAGGGCTCAGCTGCTTCAGCCCTGTCCTGAACATCATGAGGCACCCGCTGTGGGGCAGGAACCAG GAGACATACGGAGAGGACCCATTCCTGAGCGGGGAGCTGGCCCGCAGCTTcgtgcaggggctgcagggccaACACCCCCGCTACATCAAAGCCAGCGCCGGCTGCAAGCACTTCAGTGTCCACGGGGGCCCTGAGAACATCCCTGTCTCCAGGCTCAGCTTTGACGCCAAG GTGCTGGAGCGGGACTGGCGCACGACCTTTCTGCCCCAGTTCCAGGCGTGCGTGGACGCTGGCTCCTACAGCTTCATGTGCAGCTACAACAG GATCAACGGTGTCCCTGCCTGCGCCAACAAGAAGCTGCTGACAGACATCCTACGCGGCGAGTGGGGGTTTGAGGGCTACGTGGTGAGCGATGAGGGAGCCTTGGAGCTCATCATGTTGGGGCACCACTACACACAGACTTTCCTGGAGACGGCAGTCG CCTCCATGAACGCTGGCTGCAACCTGGAGCTCTCCTATGGCCTGAGGAAAAACGTCTTCATGCACATCCCCCAGGCTCTGGCTAAGGGTAACATCACGCTGCAG ATGCTGCGTGAACGGGTCCGTCCCCTCTTCTACACGCGAATGCGGCTGGGGGAGTTCGACCCTCCAGCCATGAACCCCTACAGCGCCCTGAACCTGAGCGTCGTGCAGAGCCCTGAGCACCGCAACCTctccctggaagctgctgtcaAGAGCTTTGTGCTGCTGAAGAACGTGCGGGGGACGCTGCCTCTCCGGGCCCAGGACCTGCCCGGCAAGCGCGTTGCG GTGGTGGGTCCCTTCGCTGACAACCCCCGGCTGCTGTTTGGGGACTATGCACCAGTGCCGGAGCCGCAGTACATCTACACTCCCCG gaaggggctggagacgcTGCCAGCCAACATCAGCTTCGCGGCGGGGTGCCGGGAGCCGCAGTGCCACGGGTACTCGAGGAAGGAGGTGGTGGCTGTGGCAGGGGCAGCCGACGTGGTGGTGGTTTGCCTGGGGACAG GGGTGGCTGTGGAGACAGAGGCGAAGGACCGGAGAGACCTGTCCCTGCCAGGGcaccagctggagctgctgcaggatgcCGTGCAGGCGG CCGCTGGGCACCCCGTCATCCTGCTGCTGTTCAACGCGGGGCCCCTGGACGTGAGCTGGGCACAGGCGCACGAGGGCGTAGGAGCCATCCTGGCCTGCTTCTTCCCTGCCCAGGCTGCCGGCCTCGCTATCGCCAGGGTCCTGCTGGGTGAAGTGGGGGCTAACCCGGCCGGCAGGCTGCCAGCCACGTGGCCTGCGGGCATGCACCAG GTGCCACCCATGGAGAACTACACCATGGAGGGCCGGACGTACCGGTACTACGGGAAGGAGGCCCCGCTCTACCCATTTGGCTACGGGCTGTCCTACACCACCTTCCGATACCGGGACCTGGTGCTGAGCCCCCCAACACTGCCCGTCTGTGCCAACCTCTCCGTGTCTGTGGTGCTGGAGAACACGGGGCAGCAGGACGGCGAGGAG GTGGTGCAGCTGTACCTGCGGTGGGAGCAGTCGTCCGTGCCGGTGCCCCGCTGGCAGCTGGTGGCTTTCCGCCGCGTCGCTGTGCCGGCTGGCCGGGAGACCAAGCTGTCCTTCCAGGTGGTGGCCGAGCAGCGTGCCGTCTGGGTGCACGACTGGCGCCTCGAGCCCGGCACCTTCACCCTCTTTGCTGGTGGGCAGCAGCCGGGCCAGCAGACACGGGCGCCCTCGGAGGTGCTGAGTGCGAGTTTCACCGTCGCCGGTGCAGCCCGGCCCCTGCGCAGCTGCTAG